A window of Malania oleifera isolate guangnan ecotype guangnan chromosome 5, ASM2987363v1, whole genome shotgun sequence contains these coding sequences:
- the LOC131155978 gene encoding uncharacterized protein LOC131155978 yields MVLVNDRRSNHRVHRGIHLTHSVLGVIGGMRVSAGHSRVIVTIAANRRNTAQTRVYSLTLADAENAGDMVTGSTHSFIFANFVKLYGVKTRVMDAELSVVTPSGSMVICRKKLGDYPIEIQGRTLPVNLVVFDMYRFDVILGMDWLSSSFAVIDCNSKEVVFRPLDG; encoded by the exons ATGGTGCTTGTAAATGATAGGAGGTCAAACCACAGGGTCCACAGGGGGATTCATCTCACGCACAGTGTCCTAGGTGTCATAGgtggcatgagggtgagtgcTGGCCATTCACGGGTAATTGTCACCATTGCGGCGAACAGG AGGAACACAGCTCAGACGAGAGTTTACTCGCTTACCCTTGCCGATGCAGAGAATGCGggcgacatggtgacag gatcaacccactcctttatatttgCAAACTTTGTTAAATTGTATGGGGTTAAAACCCGAGTGATGGATGCGGAATTGTCCGTGGTGACACCATCAGGGAGTATGGTGATATGTAGGAAGAAGTTGGGGgattatcctatagaaattcaggggaggaCGCTACCAGTGAATCTAGTAGTATTTGACATGTACCGATTTgatgttattctggggatggactggttatcctccagttttgCTGTCATTGACTGTAACAgtaaagaggtagtgttcagacctctggATGGATAA